One Aegilops tauschii subsp. strangulata cultivar AL8/78 chromosome 7, Aet v6.0, whole genome shotgun sequence genomic window carries:
- the LOC109765158 gene encoding 12-oxophytodienoate reductase 7 has translation MDRPAPDQRPTLFSPYQMRRFSLAHRVVLAPMTRCRAIGGLPGPALAEYYAQRATQGGLLISEGTVVSPAGPGFPHVPGIYNQEQIDGWKKVVDAVHAKGGIFFCQLWHVGRASHQVYQPDGAAPISSTDKPISARWKILLPDGSYGTYPTPRRLATSEIPDIVEQYRQAAINAIKAGFDGIEIHGAHGYIIDQFLKDGINDRTDEYGGSLTNRCKFLLEVTRAVLSAIGAERTAVRVSPAIDHLDAYDSNPMQLGMAVVERLNALQQEAGQLAYLHVTQPRYAAYGQTESGPHGSAEEESRLMRTLRGAYRGTFMCSGGYTRELGLEAVESGDADLVSFGRLFISNPDLVERLRLNAGLNKYVRKTFYTPDPVVGYTDYPFLGKPKARM, from the exons ATGGATCGGCCGGCGCCGGACCAGCGGCCCACGCTCTTCTCGCCGTACCAGATGCGCCGCTTCAGCCTCGCCCACCG GGTGGTGCTGGCGCCGATGACGAGGTGCAGGGCCATCGGCGGGCTGCCGGGgccggcgctggcggagtacTACGCGCAGCGGGCCACCCAGGGAGGCCTGCTCATCTCCGAGGGCACCGTCGTCTCGCCGGCCGGGCCGGG GTTTCCTCACGTCCCTGGAATATACAATCAGGAGCAGATAGATGGATGGAAAAAGGTGGTGGATGCTGTTCATGCCAAGGGAGGCATCTTTTTCTGTCAATTATGGCACGTAGGCAGAGCTTCTCACCAAG TATATCAGCCAGACGGTGCTGCTCCAATATCCTCAACTGATAAGCCGATATCAGCAAGGTGGAAGATATTGTTGCCTGATGGTTCATACGGAACGTATCCCACGCCAAGGCGCCTTGCGACATCGGAAATACCGGACATAGTTGAGCAATATCGCCAAGCTGCCATAAACGCCATCAAAGCAG GTTTCGATGGCATCGAGATCCACGGCGCTCATGGCTACATCATTGATCAATTCCTCAAGGATGGCATCAACGACCGCACCGACGAGTATGGCGGATCGCTCACCAACCGTTGCAAGTTTCTACTCGAGGTGACCCGAGCCGTGTTATCCGCCATCGGAGCAGAGCGAACTGCGGTGAGGGTGTCACCGGCCATCGACCACCTCGACGCCTATGACTCGAACCCGATGCAGCTCGGCATGGCCGTGGTTGAGCGGCTCAACGCCCTCCAGCAGGAAGCCGGGCAGCTCGCCTACCTCCACGTGACACAGCCGAGGTACGCGGCCTACGGGCAGACAGAATCGGGCCCGCACGGCAGCGCCGAGGAGGAGAGCCGGCTGATGCGCACCTTGCGGGGTGCGTACCGGGGCACGTTCATGTGCAGCGGCGGCTACACGCGGGAGCTCGGACTGGAGGCGGTGGAGAGCGGCGACGCCGACCTGGTGTCGTTCGGGCGGCTGTTCATTTCGAACCCGGACCTGGTCGAGCGGCTCAGGCTCAACGCCGGCCTCAACAAGTACGTGAGGAAGACGTTCTACACCCCTGACCCCGTCGTGGGCTATACCGACTACCCGTTCCTCGGCAAGCCAAAAGCGCGCATGTAG
- the LOC109765157 gene encoding myricetin 3-O-rhamnoside 1,2-glucosyltransferase UGT709G2, which yields MDAAVHVLVFPWPRQGHINPMLQFATALVDAGVQVTFLHTEHNLRRLAQAPPPRLRLLSIPDGLPDEHPRGFLEFMESMCTAGSAAYRALLLSLLSAADAPVTCVVADGTMPFAIEIPEELGIPALSFVTHSACSYLAFLSMPKLVELGETPFTADDLVCSVPGMEGFLRRRDLPRGLYCTEQGDGDPLVLKFAEVVGRTSKACALIFNTAASMERPALAHLASGTSDVFAIGPLHARSSSAASPSLWREDDGCMAWLDGHEDRSVVYVSLGSLAVITHEQFAEFLSGLAATGYAFLWVLRPGMVKTTSPALLREAVGAAEGGKGRVVEWAPQRDVLQHRAVGCFLTHAGWNSTLECAVEGMPMVCWPFFVDQQTNSRFVGAVWKTGLDMKDVCERGVVERTVREVMASNEIREAAQAMAQQLRLDVAEAGSSSSELERLVRFIRELSVRSSLKPRIDGN from the coding sequence ATGGATGCCGCGGTGCACGTTCTCGTGTTCCCTTGGCCACGGCAGGGACACATCAACCCCATGCTCCAGTTCGCCACCGCCCTCGTCGACGCCGGCGTCCAAGTCACGTTCCTCCACACCGAGCACAACCTCCGCCGTCTCGCCCAGGCGCCTCCGCCGCGCCTACGCTTGCTGTCCATCCCTGACGGCCTTCCCGACGAGCACCCCCGCGGCTTCTTGGAGTTCATGGAGTCGATGTGCACGGCCGGCAGCGCCGCATATCGTGCCCTGCTCCTGTCGCTTCTCTCTGCCGCTGATGCGCCAGTGACATGCGTTGTCGCCGATGGCACCATGCCGTTCGCCATCGAAATCCCCGAGGAGCTCGGCATCCCCGCGCTCTCCTTCGTCACGCACAGCGCGTGCAGCTACCTGGCGTTCCTGTCTATGCCCAAGCTCGTCGAGCTCGGCGAGACCCCCTTCACTGCGGATGACCTGGTGTGTAGCGTTCCGGGGATGGAGGGCTTCCTCCGGCGACGAGATCTTCCTCGTGGGCTCTACTGCACCGAGCAAGGCGACGGAGATCCCCTGGTGCTCAAGTTTGCCGAGGTCGTCGGTCGTACCAGCAAGGCATGTGCGCTCATCTTCAACACCGCGGCGTCCATGGAGCGGCCAGCGCTCGCCCACCTCGCGTCGGGCACAAGCGACGTCTTCGCTATAGGCCCACTGCACGCCAGGTCGAGTTCCGCCGCAAGCCCAAGCCTGTGGCGGGAGGACGACGGGTGCATGGCGTGGCTGGACGGCCACGAGGACCGGTCCGTCGTGTACGTGAGCCTGGGGAGCCTCGCCGTGATCACGCACGAGCAGTTCGCTGAGTTCCTCTCCGGCCTGGCAGCCACCGGGTACGCCTTCCTCTGGGTGCTCCGGCCGGGCATGGTCAAGACTACCAGCCCTGCTCTCCTCCGAGAAGCCGTCGGGGCAGCGGAAGGCGGCAAGGGGCGCGTCGTCGAGTGGGCACCTCAGCGGGACGTGTTGCAGCACCGGGCGGTGGGCTGCTTCCTGACGCACGCCGGATGGAACTCGACGCTGGAGTGCGCCGTGGAGGGCATGCCGATGGTGTgctggcccttcttcgtcgaccagCAGACCAACAGCCGCTTCGTGGGCGCCGTGTGGAAGACGGGGTTGGACATGAAGGACGTCTGCGAGAGAGGCGTCGTGGAGAGGACGGTGAGGGAGGTCATGGCATCCAACGAGATCAGGGAAGCGGCCCAGGCCATGGCGCAGCAGTTGAGGCTGGATGTTGCGGAGGCGGGGTCGTCGTCGTCGGAGCTGGAGCGTCTCGTCCGCTTCATCAGGGAGCTCAGCGTCAGGTCCTCTCTCAAGCCCAGAATTGATGGAAACTAG